From one Mya arenaria isolate MELC-2E11 chromosome 4, ASM2691426v1 genomic stretch:
- the LOC128231497 gene encoding bridge-like lipid transfer protein family member 3B isoform X1 translates to MASLLKNQILKHLSKFTKNLSPDRLNISTLKGEGELTNLELDENILMNLMDLPTWMRLNKAVCNKVSIKIQWTKLKSQPICLYLDEVVLEIETCSEPRAPSNPTQQSTHSSEGRYGFADKVIDGIYVHINSVSVRFMSDKFHASLQLSRVKVQSLTPNWVQPTDIRQTRIRSEATDEIILFKEVDWQTTRIEANAHEDETSLPSTPLRLIANQSKIRIVLKKKLSDCSVISSRILLLLDDLLWVLTDTQLKAAIVYANSLSGIIEKSAEQSKRLAAEKLQKQGKSSSSSDMDQFLLQQQHQQRQRGQTTEAQLFQKFDVLTTSYHLITSRIDLHLCDDNPTDRASSPKHNKKIDGGAMQVTFCKLSLDYYPFHYADMDLVMSSGGERKNWYRYSDNLGSRNTWVQGLFAQFRGEAKKARETCKIVSPSPSPAHNLKSPSHPVSSPVTQGSAPRGQPRSQATSPQSQTRGQTQLTKGQAPPRPRVTKLLESCMVLKIEDFTVYMVSTADNKRTPQKFFSSDKKALHLPSDMSTVHIEYTEYFFTEGIDYPVPHANIYVLVNPVRLHIDFLTLLWANYFSLNLAQMVESHQGEFEKKLEHVDVKLEALMPRVVISVEERVENQPDRPGSLQIQISKLTASNTHIEDRFTLPDLKAMLNNYADCSLFDTSQVPNDHPNKMMAIPKIFYDFANARLNPYLCDYALDLVQGRLPDGFDHIEQVDEAIKLLLRTNTLKRDMRCDMWAVCLDQVWLEFLGVPTSRTRPVPFVESFPLTLWVCQPSLIPDGLLLPKNKWPSSNKDGVPEESKTDRDSRRSRKLLQQYYSEDSGEDSSPTDSSSEGGMTTSQSISSCDNSDGNVQYSAFQVADFNIVAKIGGKVRAQLSNPQYLFLMRLIDSVTDFNAQLNADMGDYMKKDASENTSESFSIPLVIPEVEFAMVCPYIAELLPLTNIGEPVDGMEYSGEVNEDLPGYTEGYSMEYTQGYVERGSGTSEGEQGNQVDSIQDYGAAMHVSVSSPITPEVHLSHSQSDSTIVCFNQATDNLQVVHKDSHSTEDVHQGGALNTAPPIHVTASDTGLSSIGSSLAGPRGRAGSKITSNAVKKSFTVGVSNISNFMGKIKNKLDPEDDIDSDRISVMTDMSSDDDFEFLSIDDQEAPAFNHGRGADTLSTTDTDDQSSVFAESTSASKAKELVSAVVFRLTGSELSIQGKGEDIFFSLQTRCIDVEETGNIIYEDFYSKLSATSGIIRRPAVSRRHVYPVQFKMTMGPAAGLLVPRGAELGLMEVKARDYELTFCMSSILNMSSFIEDEKISTPTPMQVSVHNLKLTLVEDRPPHKTVPPPSPPPPTVVSLQDIFIARHEDGIFHITTGPHSETPSPGTSMSDTILAVSNRIDTNMQQPHTTYNLPNGPNQTSPDSVSKIMKLENENAQMKLLLEKLDNHTQVQERELEDIKSENEQLRNKLRSFALSSSPSLDDIADLRKVNEGLEKDNGDMCERLVTLEEEVRDLRLEKQSLVSTLQLMQDELIVSEHHRHRSSTGGE, encoded by the exons ATACAGTGGACGAAGCTGAAATCACAACCAATTTGTTTG TACCTGGATGAGGTTGTGCTTGAGATTGAGACTTGCAGCGAGCCTCGAGCCCCAAGTAACCCCACCCAACAGTCCACACACAG CTCGGAGGGTCGGTATGGTTTTGCCGACAAGGTCATTGATGGGATCTATGTTCACATCAACTCTGTTTCTGTTCGGTTTATGTCTGACAAGTTCCACGCCAGTCTACAG TTGTCTCGAGTGAAGGTCCAGAGCTTAACCCCAAACTGGGTACAACCAACAGACATCAGGCAGACCAGGATACGGAGTGAAGCAACTGATGAAATCATACTGTtcaag GAGGTAGACTGGCAGACCACTCGTATTGAAGCAAATGCACATGAAGATGAAACCAGTCTGCCATCCACACCTCTCAGGCTGATTGCCAACCAGTCTAAGATTAGAATTGTCCTTAAGAAGAAATTAAGTG acTGCAGCGTAATATCATCTCGTATTCTCCTCCTCCTGGACGACCTTCTGTGGGTGTTGACGGACACCCAGCTCAAGGCGGCCATTGTGTACGCCAACTCTCTATCCGGCATAATAGAGAAGTCAGCTGAACAGAGTAAGCGCCTCGCTGCTGAAAAACTCCAG AAGCAAGGCAAAAGCAGTTCAAGCAGTGACATGGACCAGTTCCTCctgcagcagcagcatcagcagcgaCAACGTGGTCAGACGACGGAGGCACAGCTCTTCCAGAAGTTTGACGTCCTCACGACCTCGTACCACCTCATCACCTCCCGCATTGACCTTCACCTCTGTGATGACAATCCCACAGATAGAG CGTCTAGTCCGAAGCACAACAAGAAGATAGATGGGGGTGCCATGCAGGTGACCTTCTGTAAACTGTCCCTCGACTATTATCCCTTCCATTATGCAG ATATGGATCTGGTAATGTCTAGTG gCGGTGAGCGTAAAAACTGGTACCGCTACTCTGACAATCTTGGCTCTCGTAACACTTGGGTGCAGGGGCTGTTTGCTCAGTTCCGAGGTGAGGCCAAGAAGGCACGTGAGACCTGCAAGATTGTTTCCCCGAGTCCGTCGCCCGCACACAACCTCAAGTCCCCCAGCCATCCAGTCAGCTCTCCTGTAACCCAAGGGTCAGCACCTAGAGGTCAACCCAGGAGTCAAGCAACATCACCTCAAAGTCAGACTAGAGGTCAGACCCAGCTGACCAAAGGTCAGGCCCCTCCCAGGCCTAGAGTCACAAAACTGTTGGAAAGCTGCATGGTTCTGAAGATTGAGGATTTCACTGTTTATATGGTTTCAACAGCAGACAATAAGCGAACACCTCAGAAGTTCTTCAGCTCTGATAAGAAAGCCCTCCATCTACCTAGTGATATGTCAACAGTGCATATTGAATACACCGAATACTTTTTCACAGAGGGCATTGACTATCCAG TACCCCATGCCAACATCTATGTGCTTGTGAACCCAGTCCGGCTGCACATAGACTTCCTTACTCTGCTCTGGGCAAACTACTTCTCCCTCAACCTCGCACAAATGGTG GAGAGCCATCAGGGTGAGTTTGAGAAGAAGTTGGAACATGTTGATGTCAAGCTGGAGGCCCTCATGCCACGG GTGGTAATATCTGTGGAAGAGAGGGTTGAGAACCAGCCAGACAGACCTGGGTCCCTGCAGATCCAGATCTCCAAGTTGACCGCCTCCAACACACACATAGAGGACAGGTTCACACTCCCAGACCTCAAGGCCATGCTTAACAACTATGCAGACTGCTCACTGTTTGATACCTCACAGGTCCCAAATGACCATCCCAACAAGATGATGGCCATCCCCAAGATATTTTATGACTTTGCAAATGCTCGCTTAAATCCATATCTCTGTGATTATGCACTTGATCTTGTACAAGGGCGGTTACCAGATGGCTTTGACCACATAGAACAAGTTGATGAGGCCATCAAGTTATTATTGAGAACAAATACCCTCAAACGAGACATGCGCTGTGATATGTGGGCTGTGTGTTTGGACCAGGTGTGGCTGGAATTTTTAGGAGTACCCACAAGTAGAACGAGACCTGTCCCATTTGTAGAGTCTTTTCCATTAACACTGTGGGTCTGTCAGCCATCTTTGATACCCGATGGGCTTCTTCTTCCAAAAAACAAGTGGCCAAGTTCCAACAAAGATGGAGTTCCTGAGGAGAGTAAAACAGATCGGGATAGTCGTAGGAGTCGGAAACTTCTGCAACAGTATTACTCCGAGGACAGTGGTGAAGATTCAAGCCCAACAGACTCGAGCAGTGAGGGTGGTATGACCACCAGTCAATCCATTAGCAGCTGTGATAATAGTGATGGCAATGTGCAATATTCAGCCTTCCAAGTAGCGGACTTTAACATTGTAGCTAAAATCGGAGGGAAAGTCCGAGCCCAACTGAGCAATCCGCAATATCTGTTCCTTATGAGATTGATAGATTCAGTCACGGACTTCAATGCTCAACTGAATGCTGACATGGGTGATTACATGAAAAAAGATGCATCAGAAAATACCTCAGAATCATTTTCAATTCCACTTGTTATCCCTGAAGTTGAGTTTGCAATGGTCTGTCCCTACATAGCAGAACTACTTCCTTTGACAAATATAGGAGAACCTGTTGATGGAATGGAGTACTCAGGGGAGGTAAATGAAGACCTTCCTGGGTACACAGAGGGGTACTCAATGGAATACACACAGGGGTATGTGGAGAGAGGCAGTGGAACCAGTGAGGGAGAACAGGGCAATCAAGTGGATTCCATTCAAGATTATG GCGCTGCAATGCATGTGTCGGTGTCCAGTCCTATTACTCCAGAGGTGCACCTGTCTCACTCCCAGAGTGACTCAACCATTGTCTGCTTTAACCAGGCTACAGACAATCTGCAGG TTGTGCATAAAGACTCGCACTCAACAGAGGATGTACACCAGGGTGGAGCACTTAACACTGCCCCACCTATCCATGTAACAGCGAGTGATACAGGCCTCTCCTCGATAGGCTCCAGTCTGGCGGGACCTCGGGGTCGGGCCGGAAGCAAGATCACTTCAAACGCCGTTAAGAAATCCTTCACTGTGGGGGTCAGCAACATCTCCAACTTTATGGGAAAGATCAAGAACAAACTGGATCCAGAGGATGATATTGACTCAGACAG GATATCAGTGATGACAGACATGTCATCTGACGATGACTTTGAGTTCCTGTCCATTGATGACCAGGAGGCCCCTGCATTCAATCATGGGCGAGGAGCAGACACTCTATCCACCACTGACACTGACGACCAGTCCAGTGTGTTTGCTGAGAGCACCTCTGCTTCCAAGGCTAAAGAGCTG GTATCTGCTGTGGTATTTCGGCTGACCGGCTCAGAGTTGTCAATTCAGGGGAAAGGCGAGGATATCTTTTTTAGCCTACAAACCCGCTGTATTGATGTAGAAGAGACCGGCAACATCATCTATGAGGACTTCTACTCCAAACTGTCTGCAACAAGTG GGATAATACGTAGACCGGCTGTGAGCCGGAGACATGTGTACCCAGTCCAGTTCAAGATGACCATGGGCCCGGCGGCTGGTCTGTTGGTTCCTCGGGGGGCAGAGCTGGGCCTCATGGAAGTGAAGGCCAGAGATTATGAGCTGACATTCTGCATGTCTAGTATTCTCAACATGAGCAGCTTTATCGAGGATGAGAAAATCTCAACACCTACTCCAATGCAGGTGTCCGTGCATAACCTTAAACTTACACTTGTG GAGGACCGTCCACCCCATAAGACAGTCCCACCCCCAAGCCCCCCTCCCCCCACTGTGGTCAGTCTCCAGGATATATTCATAGCCAGGCATGAGGATGGCATCTTCCATATCACAACTG GACCACATTCAGAAACCCCGAGCCCAGGCACCAGCATGTCCGACACCATTTTAGCTGTATCTAACAGGATAGATACCAATATGCAGCAGCCACATACCACATACAACCTACCCAATGGACCAAACCAAACCTCCCCAGATTCTGTGTCTAAAATCATGAAACTAGAAAACGAAAATGCTCAAATGAAACTTTTACTTGAAAAGCTTGATAACCACACTCAAGTTCAAGAAAGAGAACTGGAAGACATTAAGTCTGAAAATGAACAGCTGAGGAACAAACTGAGGTCATTTGCCTTATCAAGCAGTCCATCCCTGGACGATATAGCAGACCTGCGAAAGGTGAACGAGGGCCTAGAAAAGGACAATGGAGACATGTGCGAGCGTCTCGTCACCCTCGAGGAGGAGGTACGTGACTTGCGGCTCGAGAAACAGTCCCTTGTCTCCACACTCCAGCTCATGCAGGACGAACTCATTGTCTCTGAGCACCACAGGCATCGCTCCAGCACAGGCGGGGAGTGA
- the LOC128231497 gene encoding bridge-like lipid transfer protein family member 3B isoform X2, whose protein sequence is MASLLKNQILKHLSKFTKNLSPDRLNISTLKGEGELTNLELDENILMNLMDLPTWMRLNKAVCNKVSIKIQWTKLKSQPICLYLDEVVLEIETCSEPRAPSNPTQQSTHSSEGRYGFADKVIDGIYVHINSVSVRFMSDKFHASLQLSRVKVQSLTPNWVQPTDIRQTRIRSEATDEIILFKEVDWQTTRIEANAHEDETSLPSTPLRLIANQSKIRIVLKKKLSDCSVISSRILLLLDDLLWVLTDTQLKAAIVYANSLSGIIEKSAEQSKRLAAEKLQKQGKSSSSSDMDQFLLQQQHQQRQRGQTTEAQLFQKFDVLTTSYHLITSRIDLHLCDDNPTDRASSPKHNKKIDGGAMQVTFCKLSLDYYPFHYAGGERKNWYRYSDNLGSRNTWVQGLFAQFRGEAKKARETCKIVSPSPSPAHNLKSPSHPVSSPVTQGSAPRGQPRSQATSPQSQTRGQTQLTKGQAPPRPRVTKLLESCMVLKIEDFTVYMVSTADNKRTPQKFFSSDKKALHLPSDMSTVHIEYTEYFFTEGIDYPVPHANIYVLVNPVRLHIDFLTLLWANYFSLNLAQMVESHQGEFEKKLEHVDVKLEALMPRVVISVEERVENQPDRPGSLQIQISKLTASNTHIEDRFTLPDLKAMLNNYADCSLFDTSQVPNDHPNKMMAIPKIFYDFANARLNPYLCDYALDLVQGRLPDGFDHIEQVDEAIKLLLRTNTLKRDMRCDMWAVCLDQVWLEFLGVPTSRTRPVPFVESFPLTLWVCQPSLIPDGLLLPKNKWPSSNKDGVPEESKTDRDSRRSRKLLQQYYSEDSGEDSSPTDSSSEGGMTTSQSISSCDNSDGNVQYSAFQVADFNIVAKIGGKVRAQLSNPQYLFLMRLIDSVTDFNAQLNADMGDYMKKDASENTSESFSIPLVIPEVEFAMVCPYIAELLPLTNIGEPVDGMEYSGEVNEDLPGYTEGYSMEYTQGYVERGSGTSEGEQGNQVDSIQDYGAAMHVSVSSPITPEVHLSHSQSDSTIVCFNQATDNLQVVHKDSHSTEDVHQGGALNTAPPIHVTASDTGLSSIGSSLAGPRGRAGSKITSNAVKKSFTVGVSNISNFMGKIKNKLDPEDDIDSDRISVMTDMSSDDDFEFLSIDDQEAPAFNHGRGADTLSTTDTDDQSSVFAESTSASKAKELVSAVVFRLTGSELSIQGKGEDIFFSLQTRCIDVEETGNIIYEDFYSKLSATSGIIRRPAVSRRHVYPVQFKMTMGPAAGLLVPRGAELGLMEVKARDYELTFCMSSILNMSSFIEDEKISTPTPMQVSVHNLKLTLVEDRPPHKTVPPPSPPPPTVVSLQDIFIARHEDGIFHITTGPHSETPSPGTSMSDTILAVSNRIDTNMQQPHTTYNLPNGPNQTSPDSVSKIMKLENENAQMKLLLEKLDNHTQVQERELEDIKSENEQLRNKLRSFALSSSPSLDDIADLRKVNEGLEKDNGDMCERLVTLEEEVRDLRLEKQSLVSTLQLMQDELIVSEHHRHRSSTGGE, encoded by the exons ATACAGTGGACGAAGCTGAAATCACAACCAATTTGTTTG TACCTGGATGAGGTTGTGCTTGAGATTGAGACTTGCAGCGAGCCTCGAGCCCCAAGTAACCCCACCCAACAGTCCACACACAG CTCGGAGGGTCGGTATGGTTTTGCCGACAAGGTCATTGATGGGATCTATGTTCACATCAACTCTGTTTCTGTTCGGTTTATGTCTGACAAGTTCCACGCCAGTCTACAG TTGTCTCGAGTGAAGGTCCAGAGCTTAACCCCAAACTGGGTACAACCAACAGACATCAGGCAGACCAGGATACGGAGTGAAGCAACTGATGAAATCATACTGTtcaag GAGGTAGACTGGCAGACCACTCGTATTGAAGCAAATGCACATGAAGATGAAACCAGTCTGCCATCCACACCTCTCAGGCTGATTGCCAACCAGTCTAAGATTAGAATTGTCCTTAAGAAGAAATTAAGTG acTGCAGCGTAATATCATCTCGTATTCTCCTCCTCCTGGACGACCTTCTGTGGGTGTTGACGGACACCCAGCTCAAGGCGGCCATTGTGTACGCCAACTCTCTATCCGGCATAATAGAGAAGTCAGCTGAACAGAGTAAGCGCCTCGCTGCTGAAAAACTCCAG AAGCAAGGCAAAAGCAGTTCAAGCAGTGACATGGACCAGTTCCTCctgcagcagcagcatcagcagcgaCAACGTGGTCAGACGACGGAGGCACAGCTCTTCCAGAAGTTTGACGTCCTCACGACCTCGTACCACCTCATCACCTCCCGCATTGACCTTCACCTCTGTGATGACAATCCCACAGATAGAG CGTCTAGTCCGAAGCACAACAAGAAGATAGATGGGGGTGCCATGCAGGTGACCTTCTGTAAACTGTCCCTCGACTATTATCCCTTCCATTATGCAG gCGGTGAGCGTAAAAACTGGTACCGCTACTCTGACAATCTTGGCTCTCGTAACACTTGGGTGCAGGGGCTGTTTGCTCAGTTCCGAGGTGAGGCCAAGAAGGCACGTGAGACCTGCAAGATTGTTTCCCCGAGTCCGTCGCCCGCACACAACCTCAAGTCCCCCAGCCATCCAGTCAGCTCTCCTGTAACCCAAGGGTCAGCACCTAGAGGTCAACCCAGGAGTCAAGCAACATCACCTCAAAGTCAGACTAGAGGTCAGACCCAGCTGACCAAAGGTCAGGCCCCTCCCAGGCCTAGAGTCACAAAACTGTTGGAAAGCTGCATGGTTCTGAAGATTGAGGATTTCACTGTTTATATGGTTTCAACAGCAGACAATAAGCGAACACCTCAGAAGTTCTTCAGCTCTGATAAGAAAGCCCTCCATCTACCTAGTGATATGTCAACAGTGCATATTGAATACACCGAATACTTTTTCACAGAGGGCATTGACTATCCAG TACCCCATGCCAACATCTATGTGCTTGTGAACCCAGTCCGGCTGCACATAGACTTCCTTACTCTGCTCTGGGCAAACTACTTCTCCCTCAACCTCGCACAAATGGTG GAGAGCCATCAGGGTGAGTTTGAGAAGAAGTTGGAACATGTTGATGTCAAGCTGGAGGCCCTCATGCCACGG GTGGTAATATCTGTGGAAGAGAGGGTTGAGAACCAGCCAGACAGACCTGGGTCCCTGCAGATCCAGATCTCCAAGTTGACCGCCTCCAACACACACATAGAGGACAGGTTCACACTCCCAGACCTCAAGGCCATGCTTAACAACTATGCAGACTGCTCACTGTTTGATACCTCACAGGTCCCAAATGACCATCCCAACAAGATGATGGCCATCCCCAAGATATTTTATGACTTTGCAAATGCTCGCTTAAATCCATATCTCTGTGATTATGCACTTGATCTTGTACAAGGGCGGTTACCAGATGGCTTTGACCACATAGAACAAGTTGATGAGGCCATCAAGTTATTATTGAGAACAAATACCCTCAAACGAGACATGCGCTGTGATATGTGGGCTGTGTGTTTGGACCAGGTGTGGCTGGAATTTTTAGGAGTACCCACAAGTAGAACGAGACCTGTCCCATTTGTAGAGTCTTTTCCATTAACACTGTGGGTCTGTCAGCCATCTTTGATACCCGATGGGCTTCTTCTTCCAAAAAACAAGTGGCCAAGTTCCAACAAAGATGGAGTTCCTGAGGAGAGTAAAACAGATCGGGATAGTCGTAGGAGTCGGAAACTTCTGCAACAGTATTACTCCGAGGACAGTGGTGAAGATTCAAGCCCAACAGACTCGAGCAGTGAGGGTGGTATGACCACCAGTCAATCCATTAGCAGCTGTGATAATAGTGATGGCAATGTGCAATATTCAGCCTTCCAAGTAGCGGACTTTAACATTGTAGCTAAAATCGGAGGGAAAGTCCGAGCCCAACTGAGCAATCCGCAATATCTGTTCCTTATGAGATTGATAGATTCAGTCACGGACTTCAATGCTCAACTGAATGCTGACATGGGTGATTACATGAAAAAAGATGCATCAGAAAATACCTCAGAATCATTTTCAATTCCACTTGTTATCCCTGAAGTTGAGTTTGCAATGGTCTGTCCCTACATAGCAGAACTACTTCCTTTGACAAATATAGGAGAACCTGTTGATGGAATGGAGTACTCAGGGGAGGTAAATGAAGACCTTCCTGGGTACACAGAGGGGTACTCAATGGAATACACACAGGGGTATGTGGAGAGAGGCAGTGGAACCAGTGAGGGAGAACAGGGCAATCAAGTGGATTCCATTCAAGATTATG GCGCTGCAATGCATGTGTCGGTGTCCAGTCCTATTACTCCAGAGGTGCACCTGTCTCACTCCCAGAGTGACTCAACCATTGTCTGCTTTAACCAGGCTACAGACAATCTGCAGG TTGTGCATAAAGACTCGCACTCAACAGAGGATGTACACCAGGGTGGAGCACTTAACACTGCCCCACCTATCCATGTAACAGCGAGTGATACAGGCCTCTCCTCGATAGGCTCCAGTCTGGCGGGACCTCGGGGTCGGGCCGGAAGCAAGATCACTTCAAACGCCGTTAAGAAATCCTTCACTGTGGGGGTCAGCAACATCTCCAACTTTATGGGAAAGATCAAGAACAAACTGGATCCAGAGGATGATATTGACTCAGACAG GATATCAGTGATGACAGACATGTCATCTGACGATGACTTTGAGTTCCTGTCCATTGATGACCAGGAGGCCCCTGCATTCAATCATGGGCGAGGAGCAGACACTCTATCCACCACTGACACTGACGACCAGTCCAGTGTGTTTGCTGAGAGCACCTCTGCTTCCAAGGCTAAAGAGCTG GTATCTGCTGTGGTATTTCGGCTGACCGGCTCAGAGTTGTCAATTCAGGGGAAAGGCGAGGATATCTTTTTTAGCCTACAAACCCGCTGTATTGATGTAGAAGAGACCGGCAACATCATCTATGAGGACTTCTACTCCAAACTGTCTGCAACAAGTG GGATAATACGTAGACCGGCTGTGAGCCGGAGACATGTGTACCCAGTCCAGTTCAAGATGACCATGGGCCCGGCGGCTGGTCTGTTGGTTCCTCGGGGGGCAGAGCTGGGCCTCATGGAAGTGAAGGCCAGAGATTATGAGCTGACATTCTGCATGTCTAGTATTCTCAACATGAGCAGCTTTATCGAGGATGAGAAAATCTCAACACCTACTCCAATGCAGGTGTCCGTGCATAACCTTAAACTTACACTTGTG GAGGACCGTCCACCCCATAAGACAGTCCCACCCCCAAGCCCCCCTCCCCCCACTGTGGTCAGTCTCCAGGATATATTCATAGCCAGGCATGAGGATGGCATCTTCCATATCACAACTG GACCACATTCAGAAACCCCGAGCCCAGGCACCAGCATGTCCGACACCATTTTAGCTGTATCTAACAGGATAGATACCAATATGCAGCAGCCACATACCACATACAACCTACCCAATGGACCAAACCAAACCTCCCCAGATTCTGTGTCTAAAATCATGAAACTAGAAAACGAAAATGCTCAAATGAAACTTTTACTTGAAAAGCTTGATAACCACACTCAAGTTCAAGAAAGAGAACTGGAAGACATTAAGTCTGAAAATGAACAGCTGAGGAACAAACTGAGGTCATTTGCCTTATCAAGCAGTCCATCCCTGGACGATATAGCAGACCTGCGAAAGGTGAACGAGGGCCTAGAAAAGGACAATGGAGACATGTGCGAGCGTCTCGTCACCCTCGAGGAGGAGGTACGTGACTTGCGGCTCGAGAAACAGTCCCTTGTCTCCACACTCCAGCTCATGCAGGACGAACTCATTGTCTCTGAGCACCACAGGCATCGCTCCAGCACAGGCGGGGAGTGA